A region of the Nocardia asteroides genome:
GTTGAGGATGTGGCGGTCCCAGAGGCGAGGCACCTCACGTGGGCCGATGAGTCCCCGCTCTACGCCCGCGGTCGCGAGCGCCGTGCAATATCGACGCGCGAGATCGAGTCGGTCGCCGAAAACGGTGGCCGCCGACGCGGGTGGCTCCGGTTCCGCGGGCACCGCGGCCGTTCCACCGAGATCTCGTTCCACGTGAAACATCCTTCCGAACTCGGGTCGATCTACGAGCGAGCAATCGGGCTTCGGACACGAACAAGGCCCCCGGTCCGAAAGACCAGAGGCCCTATCCAACCACTACCCATCCGGGCAGCGAAACACACCGTCCGCTTCGAGCAGACGCTCAGCCGGGAACGACCACCACGTGCCGATTCGGTTCCACGCCTTCGCTCTCGCTGCTCACGCCCGCCACGGCGGCCACCGCGTCGTGCACGATCTTGCGTTCGAAGGGGGTCATGGGCGCCAGCGACTCCGGCTCACCGGATTCGAGCACTCGCTGCGCCGCAGCCGCGCCGAGTTCGCTCAGCTCCGATCGCCGCTTGGCCCGCCAGCCCGCCACGTCCAGCATCAGCCGGCTGCGCACTCCGGTCGCCTGCTGGACGGCGAGGCGAGTCAGCTCCTGCAAGGCGTCGAGCACCTCGCCATCGCGTCCGACGAGTTTCGTCAAGTCGCGCCCGCCGTCGATGCTCACGACAGCGCGGTCGCCTTCCACGTCGAGATCGATGTCACCGTCGAAGTCGAGGACGTCGAGCAATTGCTCGAGGTAGTCGCCGGCGATCTCGCCTTCCTCGATCAGCGCCTCCTCGGTATCACTCACGACATCGCCGGTGTCCGCTCCGTCATTCGCCATCGTCGTCGCCACGGTGGCGTCCCCTCCGTCGGTCTCAACAGTCATTTGATTTCCTTCATCTGCTCATCGCGCGCGCCGGGCAATCGCCGCCGGGCGGTACTCGCGATCAAGGGGGTTGCTCAGCGATCGAGGTGGGCGGCTCGAGCCACCCATCGTGTGGTCAGCGCCTGCGCTTCTGATTCGCCCTGCCCCGGTTGCCCGGTCGTTTCTGGCCTGCCGGACGGCGTGGGCCTGCGGCCTGCTTGGACGGCTTAGCGGTGCCATTCGTCGACGGGGCGGCACTGTCGTCGTCCGACGCGGTGTCAGCAGCGGCGGTAGGAGCGGGCTTCTTCTTCACGTTGACGGGTTTGGCGCCGGGCTTCGGCGCGTTCTGCGCGCGCTGCTCCAGCTTCGCCTGCTTCTTGGCTTCGTCTTCCTTCTCCATGCGCCCGAAGACGAGGTGCTGCTGCCCGTAAGTCCAGATGTTGTTGGCGACCCAGTAGAGCAGGATGGCGATCGGCAGGAACGGACCACCGACGAGCACGCCGAGCGGGAACACCCACAGCGCGAGCTTGTTCATCATCGCAGCCTGCGGGTTGGCCGCCGCTTCCGGCGTCTGCCGCGCCACGGAAGCGCGTGCGTTGAAGTGGGTGGCCAGACCGGCGATGACCATCAAGGGGATCGCGACGAGCGCGATGCTCAACCGGCTCGGCACACCGCCGTAGTCGGCGAAGGCCTGCAACTCGGCGACCGGTGTGGTGATGAACGCCGAGATCGGCGCGCCGAAGATGCGGGCGCTCAGGAAAGACTGGACGTCGGCGGCGCTGAACACATAGTTCGCGGTGTTCGCGTTCTGCTCGGGCGTCAGGCCCAGCTGTCCGAAGCCGTGGCCGGTCCGGTTGAACGACCGCAGCACGTGGAAGAGTCCGAGGAAGACCGGTACCTGCGCAAGGATCGGCAAGCAACCCATGAGCGGGTTGAAGCCGTTTTCCTTCTGCAGCTTCTGCATCTCGAGCGCCATCTTCTGGCGGTCGTTCTTGTACTTCTTCTGCAGCTCTTTGATCTGCGGCTGCAGCTCCTGCATCTGCCTGGTGGTGCGCACCTGCTTGACGAACGGCTTGTAGAGCACCAGACGGAGGGTGAACACCAGGAACACCACGGCCAGCGCCCAGGTGAGACCGTTGTCCGCGCCGAACGCGAACCCGAAGACTCGATGCCAGAACCAGAGGATCCAGGACACCGGGTAATAAATGAAGTCGAGCACGGCTCTATGCACTCCCGTCGTTCGTGTCGCCGATCACCGCGTGCGGCGATCCTTTACAAGCGTTCGGCTCCGACCGTGGTCCGGCGGGCAGGCTGGATTCCTGCGCCGCCACATCGGTCGCTGCCCCGTCCGCCGGCTCGGCGCGCAGTGTGCTCCGCTTCCGCTCCGGGACGGGGTCCCACCCACCAGGGTGCCAGGGCGCGCATTTCGCCAAGCGCACGACCGTCAATACCAGCCCGATGAACAGGCCCCGACTGCGCAAGGCGGTAACGGCGTACTCGCTACAGGTCGGGGTGAATCGGCACACCGGCATGCGGGTGGGGGAGACGTAGATCCGATACAGCTCGATCAAAAAGATCAGCGCGTTCGCGGGCAGTCGGGCGAGCTTCGCCGAGAGGCTCATGCCGGACCACCCGTCGGCACGCCCGCCTCGGCGCCGACGCGGAGCTTGCGCAGTGCGGTGCGCAGCTGGCGCAGCAGGTCCTCCGACGACGACGTAGCTGCGCCAGGGAGCGCCCGGATCACAACATCGGTTCCGGGTGGCACTTCGTCCACCACCTGGGCGCACATATGACGCAGGCGGCGGGCCACGCGGTGTCGAATCACCGCGTTGCCCACCGCCTTGCTGACGATCAACCCGAAACGGGGTCCGCCTACGCGGACCAGCACATCGTCCGGGACCTGATCGTGTCGTCCATTCGCGCCCACGACTCCGTCATACCCGTGTGCGAGCGCATGCACGACCAGATCACGCCTCCCGATTCGCTGGCCGCGGCGCACCGTCCGGGAGAAGTCGGCACGATGATGCAACCGATACGGCTCAGGCAACACCCGAGCGTCCGAGAGCGAGGATCAGGCAGTGAGGGAAGCGCGGCCCTTGCGGCGACGCGCCGAGACGATGGCGCGACCCGCACGGGTACGCATCCGGAGGCGGAAGCCGTGAACCCGCGCCCGACGACGGTTGTTCGGCTGGAACGTCCGCTTGCCCTTGGCCACGGTCAACACTCCTCGAGTAGGCGGGCACCAGGTAGTGCCCGAAGCTTGTCGGTGATACGTGTATTGCGCAATGAATCGCAAGTCTGGTCATCATCGGCGCGTGTCGGTCCTGGCGCACAGTCGGTCGATCACGACCTAAACGCGGTCAGCACAGGACCGCCACCGCACCAAGGGGTGACTGTACGAGGGTACTGATCGGCCCGTGACGGGTCAAACTCGCCCCACCTTTCGCGCCGGAGCCGATGACCAGGCAGAATCGGCGCGGTCCGGTCAGGCGTACTCCCATGACCGTGAGTTCGTCCACACCCCTAGCCATCGCACACCTCGGCCACCAGGGTATGTAGCCAGACGATTGCTACAGAAGCGCAGGTCGCGGCGTTGCCGCCCTCCCGCGTATACGCGTTCTCCGGTTCCCCAGGGTTCTCCACATCTGTGGATAATTGTGTGGAAAGACCCCTGGAGTGGCATATTCGTAGGGCCGACGGTGCCGAGCCGCTGTCCAGATGGGGGACCCGGGCAGCGTCCGAACCGGTTACGGACGTACGCAGGATCACGGGACCGACCCCCGAGAATCACACTTCATGCGTGCCCCGGCCGTCTGCTCCCATCGACCTACTCCGGGGAGGAACTGCATGGACGACGAGCAGAACGTGCTGGCCACCGTATGGCCCGAGGTTGTCACCGAGCTGACCACCGGCTCATCGGACGGTGCCATTCCGCCGGTGACCCGAGCACAGCAGGCTTGGCTGAAGCTGGTCAAGCCGCTGACAGTCGCACAGGGGTTCGCCCTGCTCTCGGTACCTTCGTCGTTGGCCCAAGAGGCCATCGAACGCGATCTGCGCGAGCCCATCCTCCGTTCCCTGGCTCGTCGGCTCGGCCCCCAGGTGGAAGGACTCGGCGTCCGCATCGCCGCCCCGACCACCCCCACCGTCGACCGGCAGAGCAACACTCCCCGGCACGCGCGGATGACGAGCAGGCCCGAGCGCCCACGCGAAGGCCGGGCGCCCGCCGCCTACCCGGGTTCGGACTTCCCCGGCCGCGACGCCTACCCGGGGCCGCGTTATGCACAGCCCGCCGACTTCACGCCCGCATCCGCGTATAACGACGGCTCGGATTACCCGAGCTCCGACTACGGGCAGGACTTCGCGCCGCCGGAGGAGTACCGCCAGTCGGAGTACGCCCATGCCGACTACCCTCCGCGCGGCGAGTATTCCCAGACCGGCGAGTTGCCCACGATGTCCCCGCCGGACGTCGCACCGCGCCGAGAACCCGGACTTCCGCCGCGACGAGAGCCTGCCACCCCGCCGGGGCAGGAGTCGCTGTTCAATCCCGAACCGTCCCCGGGCGCTATGCGCGGCCCCCATCGGGCCCCTGTGCGCGAAACCCTCGACGACGACACCGGCCTGGCACACGATTCGGTGCGCGAGCCGGTCGGTGACCACCAGCGCGGCGATCACGACGACGAGCCCGTGGTGAACGTGCGCAACTCCTGGCCCACCTACTTCGCCAAGTCGCAGGAGTCGCCCGCTCCGTCGACGTCCTCGGCCAGCTTGAACGCGAAGTACACCTTCGAAACGTTCGTCATCGGCGCGTCCAATCGCTTCGCGCACGCAGCGGCCGTCGCCATCGCCGAAGCACCTGCCCGCGCGTACAACCCGCTGTTCGTCTGGGGGGCCTCTGGCTTGGGCAAGACGCACCTGCTGCACGCGGCCGGCCACTACGCACAGCGGCTCTTCCCGGGTATGCGGGTCAAGTACGTTTCGACCGAAGAGTTCA
Encoded here:
- a CDS encoding protein jag → MANDGADTGDVVSDTEEALIEEGEIAGDYLEQLLDVLDFDGDIDLDVEGDRAVVSIDGGRDLTKLVGRDGEVLDALQELTRLAVQQATGVRSRLMLDVAGWRAKRRSELSELGAAAAQRVLESGEPESLAPMTPFERKIVHDAVAAVAGVSSESEGVEPNRHVVVVPG
- the yidC gene encoding membrane protein insertase YidC is translated as MLDFIYYPVSWILWFWHRVFGFAFGADNGLTWALAVVFLVFTLRLVLYKPFVKQVRTTRQMQELQPQIKELQKKYKNDRQKMALEMQKLQKENGFNPLMGCLPILAQVPVFLGLFHVLRSFNRTGHGFGQLGLTPEQNANTANYVFSAADVQSFLSARIFGAPISAFITTPVAELQAFADYGGVPSRLSIALVAIPLMVIAGLATHFNARASVARQTPEAAANPQAAMMNKLALWVFPLGVLVGGPFLPIAILLYWVANNIWTYGQQHLVFGRMEKEDEAKKQAKLEQRAQNAPKPGAKPVNVKKKPAPTAAADTASDDDSAAPSTNGTAKPSKQAAGPRRPAGQKRPGNRGRANQKRRR
- the yidD gene encoding membrane protein insertion efficiency factor YidD, whose amino-acid sequence is MSLSAKLARLPANALIFLIELYRIYVSPTRMPVCRFTPTCSEYAVTALRSRGLFIGLVLTVVRLAKCAPWHPGGWDPVPERKRSTLRAEPADGAATDVAAQESSLPAGPRSEPNACKGSPHAVIGDTNDGSA
- the rnpA gene encoding ribonuclease P protein component, which gives rise to MLPEPYRLHHRADFSRTVRRGQRIGRRDLVVHALAHGYDGVVGANGRHDQVPDDVLVRVGGPRFGLIVSKAVGNAVIRHRVARRLRHMCAQVVDEVPPGTDVVIRALPGAATSSSEDLLRQLRTALRKLRVGAEAGVPTGGPA
- the rpmH gene encoding 50S ribosomal protein L34, which translates into the protein MAKGKRTFQPNNRRRARVHGFRLRMRTRAGRAIVSARRRKGRASLTA
- the dnaA gene encoding chromosomal replication initiator protein DnaA, with amino-acid sequence MDDEQNVLATVWPEVVTELTTGSSDGAIPPVTRAQQAWLKLVKPLTVAQGFALLSVPSSLAQEAIERDLREPILRSLARRLGPQVEGLGVRIAAPTTPTVDRQSNTPRHARMTSRPERPREGRAPAAYPGSDFPGRDAYPGPRYAQPADFTPASAYNDGSDYPSSDYGQDFAPPEEYRQSEYAHADYPPRGEYSQTGELPTMSPPDVAPRREPGLPPRREPATPPGQESLFNPEPSPGAMRGPHRAPVRETLDDDTGLAHDSVREPVGDHQRGDHDDEPVVNVRNSWPTYFAKSQESPAPSTSSASLNAKYTFETFVIGASNRFAHAAAVAIAEAPARAYNPLFVWGASGLGKTHLLHAAGHYAQRLFPGMRVKYVSTEEFTNDFINSLRDDRKVAFKRRYRETDILLVDDIQFIEGKEGIQEEFFHTFNTLHNANKQIVVSSDRPPKQLATLEERLRTRFEWGLITDVQPPELETRIAILRKKARMDRLDVPHDVLELIASRVERNIRELEGALIRVTAFASLNGQPLDLPLAEVVLRDLMPDTAALEINAATIMAVTAEYFNTTLEELTGPGKARPLAQARQIAMYLCRELTDLSLPKIGQAFGRDHTTVMYAEKKVRKEMTERRRVYDQVQELTARIKQRSR